The genomic region GCTTTCCCGTATCCAAGCGGCTTGGGCTTTACGCCGCTTTTGTCGTTTTTCTTCGGTATAGCCACCGGGATAGCTCCAGGGCTTGCTATCGCGCCAGAATTCAAATAAGAGTCTTAAAACAAAAACCCAAATATCAAAGCGTCGCCGATTTCGGGAATAGTTTTCTCGATTCCACCGATAGGCACTTTTACCTTTGTCGGGTCGGGTCGAAGATTGGGGCGACGCAGCGTTCGATAGGTATTCTAGAGATTGTTTGGGCGTTTCGGAGAGGGCTGACACTCGATTTTTTTAAATAGTTTTGCCGAAAATTGCTGTAAAAAGGGAAAGCGATTAGACCGCTTGGTTGCGATAGGTAGTTAGTTCGGCGCGAACGCGAGCGATTTCCGCGCGCAATTCGTCGATGGTTTCTTGCAAATCGCTGGGGGATTGAGGGCGAGGGCTTGTGCTAGGGGACGTGCTAACATCTTGAGTGCTTCGGTCTGCTTCTCGTTCGGCTCTTG from Lusitaniella coriacea LEGE 07157 harbors:
- a CDS encoding DUF6825 family protein, which codes for MSNPVIHAFFVGKALAEIIYEKVEDSLTVALSELGKFDAEQREHLRQFSEEVMARAEREADRSTQDVSTSPSTSPRPQSPSDLQETIDELRAEIARVRAELTTYRNQAV